The nucleotide sequence CCGCCAGATATTTTCGGGGTGGGCGTCGAACAGGGTGGTCAAGCGCTGAAACACTTCGGGCAGCACGGCCTCTTCATTGAAGACCGGCATGACAACGGCGATCGTGGGGGCGGCGGGTTCCATGGGTGTGACGACGGGGGCGGGAGACAAAAGTGTTAAAACGCATGTCGCGGTGGGACGGCGAGCACAAGACCAGAGGGACGCCGGGCCGCGCTTGACGCGCGCGCGCGCCGTTGACCATCGTCGCGGCATGGAATCTCCCGCCGGCGTGTCCAAGCCGAACAAAGGACTAGTGATCAAGCTCGCCGCGTTAATCGTGATCGCGGGGGTGGCGGGTGTAGCCGTGCTGCGCGGGCTCGATGTCAGAGCCTTGATTGATCAAGCGTTGGAGTTGGTGCGGGGGGCCGGACCGGTGGCGTTTTTCGCCGGCATGGCGGTGCTGCCGGCATTTGGGTTCCCGCTTTCGCCTTTCACCCTGTCGGCGGGGTCCGTGTTTGCGCCGACGATGGGCTGGCCGCTGGTGTTGGCCGCGACGTGGTTGGCGCTGAGCATCAATGTCACCCTGACCTACGTGGCGGCGCGGTGGGTGGCGCGTCCGTGGTTGGAGAAACTCGTTTTGCGGTTCGGTTACCGTTGGCCTCAGGTGAAACCCGACGGGTATTGGGACATCACCATCTTGGTGCGGGTGACGCCGGGCCCGCCGTTTTTTGTGCAGAGTGCGTTGCTGGGATTGGCTCAGGTGCCGCTGCGAATTTATCTGATCGGATCCATCCTCATCGCCGGGCTGTATGGCACCGCTTTTGTGATTTTTGGCGAAGCGCTGCTGTCGGGTAAGGGTCGCATGGTGATGATGGGCGCGGGAGCGATCGCCGCGCTGGCCGTGGGCACTCAGTTGTTGCGTCGGCATTATGCGCGGAAAAAAGCGACGCCGGAGCTGACCCAGGAGTAGGCATGGCGGATTGGACCGACAACATGGAGCGAGCCTCCAGCGTGCGACCCGAGACGCCGCAGGCCGAGAG is from Synoicihabitans lomoniglobus and encodes:
- a CDS encoding TVP38/TMEM64 family protein, yielding MESPAGVSKPNKGLVIKLAALIVIAGVAGVAVLRGLDVRALIDQALELVRGAGPVAFFAGMAVLPAFGFPLSPFTLSAGSVFAPTMGWPLVLAATWLALSINVTLTYVAARWVARPWLEKLVLRFGYRWPQVKPDGYWDITILVRVTPGPPFFVQSALLGLAQVPLRIYLIGSILIAGLYGTAFVIFGEALLSGKGRMVMMGAGAIAALAVGTQLLRRHYARKKATPELTQE